Proteins found in one Plasmodium gaboni strain SY75 chromosome Unknown, whole genome shotgun sequence genomic segment:
- a CDS encoding hypothetical protein (conserved Plasmodium protein, unknown function), producing the protein MGKIDHLAKNTVNEFVRNGNHNVSNVYNKKLIYISKPTHGSFIYWNIRNFISLFKKKTKRCARYLDLNHDFSRAALVGVPKTNFDPKNNIFYIQMDNEEWAGIGSKMMLNISMNILFYLHISFWMYFIYYRMLVNNKFSVFSKWQNKE; encoded by the exons ATGGGCAAAATTGACCATCTAGCCAAAAACACTGTTAACGAATTTGTAAGGAATGGAAATCATAATGTGTCTaatgtttataataaaaaattaatatatattagtaAACCTACACATGGAAGTTTTATTTATTGGAATATAAgaaattttatatcattatttaaaaagaaaacaaaaCGTTGTGCTAGATATTTAGATTTAAATCATGACTTTTCACGAGCTGCTTTAGTTGGGGTGCCCAAAACAAATTTCGATccaaaaaataatattttctatatacAAATGGACAATGAAGAGTGGGCAG GTATAGGAAGTAAAATGATGTTAAATATTTCGATGAacattttgttttatttacatatatcCTTTTGGATgtatttcatatattatagaatgttagtaaataataaattcaGTGTATTTAGTAAATGGCAAAACAAggaataa